In Streptococcus sp. SN-1, a single genomic region encodes these proteins:
- a CDS encoding teichoic acid D-Ala incorporation-associated protein DltX, giving the protein MKQRKELYLFLGRTALYFLIFLGLLYFFSYLGQGQGGFIYNEF; this is encoded by the coding sequence ATGAAACAGAGAAAAGAATTATACCTTTTTCTTGGTCGGACAGCCTTGTATTTTCTTATCTTTCTAGGGCTGCTTTACTTCTTTAGCTATCTTGGCCAGGGTCAAGGAGGCTTTATCTATAATGAATTTTAA
- the glpO gene encoding type 1 glycerol-3-phosphate oxidase: MEFSKKTRELSIKKMQERTLDLLIIGGGITGAGVALQAAASGLETGLIEMQDFAEGTSSRSTKLVHGGLRYLKQFDVEVVSDTVSERAVVQQIAPHIPKPDPMLLPVYDEDGATFSLFRLKVAMDLYDLLAGVNNTPAANKVLSKEEVLERQPNLKKEGLVGGGVYLDFRNNDARLVIENIKRANQDGALIANHVKAEGFLFDESGKITGVVARDLLTDQVFEIKARLVINTTGPWSDKVRNLSNKGTQFSQMRPTKGVHLVVDSSKIKVSQPVYFDTGLGDGRMVFVLPRENKTYFGTTDTDYTGDLEHPKVTQEDVDYLLGIVNNRFPEANITIDDIESSWAGLRPLIAGNSASDYNGGNNGTISDESFNNLIATVESYLSKEKTREDVESAVSKLESSTSEKHLDPSAVSRGSSLDRDDNGLLTLAGGKITDYRKMAEGAMERVVEILKAEFDRSFKLINSKTYPVSGGELNPANVDSEIEAFAQLGVSRGLDSKEAHYLANLYGSNAPKVFALAHSLEQAPGLSLADTLSLHYAMRNELALSPVDFLLRRTNHMLFMRDSLDSIVEPVLDEMGRFYEWTEDEKATYRADVESALANNDLAELKN; this comes from the coding sequence ATTGGTGGAGGAATCACAGGGGCTGGTGTAGCTTTGCAGGCGGCAGCTAGCGGTCTTGAGACTGGATTGATTGAAATGCAAGACTTTGCAGAAGGAACATCCAGTCGTTCAACAAAATTGGTTCACGGAGGTCTGCGTTACCTCAAACAATTCGACGTAGAAGTGGTATCAGATACAGTTTCAGAACGTGCAGTGGTACAACAAATTGCTCCACACATTCCAAAACCAGATCCAATGCTCTTGCCAGTTTACGATGAAGATGGAGCGACCTTTAGCCTTTTCCGTCTCAAAGTAGCTATGGACTTGTATGACCTTTTGGCAGGAGTTAACAATACGCCAGCTGCTAACAAGGTCTTGAGCAAGGAAGAAGTCTTGGAACGTCAACCAAACTTGAAGAAAGAAGGCTTGGTAGGAGGTGGAGTTTACCTTGACTTCCGTAACAACGATGCGCGTCTCGTGATTGAAAATATCAAACGTGCCAACCAAGACGGTGCCCTCATTGCCAACCACGTGAAGGCAGAAGGTTTCCTCTTTGACGAAAGTGGCAAGATTACAGGTGTCGTAGCTCGTGATTTGTTGACAGACCAAGTCTTTGAAATCAAGGCCCGTCTGGTTATTAATACAACAGGTCCTTGGAGCGATAAGGTACGTAATTTGTCTAATAAGGGAACCCAATTCTCACAAATGCGTCCAACTAAGGGAGTTCACTTGGTAGTGGATTCAAGCAAGATCAAGGTTTCTCAACCAGTTTACTTTGACACAGGTTTGGGTGACGGTCGTATGGTCTTTGTTCTCCCACGTGAAAACAAGACTTACTTCGGTACAACTGATACAGACTACACAGGTGATTTAGAACATCCAAAAGTGACTCAGGAAGATGTAGATTACCTACTTGGCATTGTCAACAACCGCTTCCCAGAAGCCAACATCACCATTGATGATATCGAAAGCAGCTGGGCAGGTCTTCGTCCATTGATCGCAGGCAATAGCGCTTCTGACTACAATGGAGGAAATAACGGTACAATCAGTGATGAAAGCTTTAACAACTTGATTGCGACTGTTGAATCTTATCTCTCTAAAGAAAAAACGCGTGAAGATGTTGAGTCTGCTGTCAGCAAGCTTGAAAGCAGTACCTCTGAGAAACATTTGGATCCATCTGCAGTTTCTCGTGGTTCGAGCTTGGATCGTGATGATAATGGCCTTTTGACCCTTGCTGGTGGTAAAATCACAGACTACCGTAAGATGGCTGAAGGAGCTATGGAGCGCGTGGTTGAAATCCTCAAAGCAGAATTTGACCGTAGCTTTAAACTCATCAATTCTAAGACTTACCCTGTTTCAGGTGGAGAATTGAATCCAGCAAATGTGGACTCAGAAATCGAAGCCTTTGCGCAACTTGGAGTGTCACGTGGATTGGATAGCAAGGAAGCCCACTATCTCGCAAATCTATACGGTTCAAATGCACCGAAAGTATTTGCCCTTGCTCACAGCTTGGAACAAGCGCCAGGACTCAGCTTGGCAGACACCTTGTCCCTTCACTATGCAATGCGCAATGAGTTGGCTCTTAGCCCAGTTGACTTCCTTCTTCGTCGTACCAACCATATGCTCTTTATGCGTGATAGTTTGGATAGCATTGTAGAGCCAGTTCTAGATGAAATGGGACGTTTCTACGAATGGACAGAAGATGAAAAAGCAACTTACCGTGCTGATGTCGAATCAGCTCTTGCTAACAACGATTTAGCAGAATTAAAAAATTAA
- a CDS encoding MIP/aquaporin family protein: MMNELFGEFLGTLILILLGNGVVAGVVLPKTKSNNAGWIVITMGWGIAVAVAVFVSGKLSPAHLNPAVTIGVALKGGLPWASVFPYILAQFAGAMLGQILVWLQFKPHYEAEENAGNILATFSTGPAIKDTVSNLISEILGTFVLVLTIFALGLYDLQAGIGTFAVGTLIVGIGLSLGGTTGYALNPARDLGPRIMHSILPISNKGDGDWSYAWIPVVGPVIGAALAVLVFSLF, translated from the coding sequence ATGATGAATGAATTATTTGGAGAATTTCTAGGGACTTTAATCCTAATTCTTCTAGGAAATGGTGTTGTAGCAGGTGTAGTTCTTCCTAAAACCAAGAGCAACAATGCAGGTTGGATTGTGATTACTATGGGTTGGGGGATTGCAGTTGCGGTTGCAGTATTTGTATCTGGCAAGCTCAGTCCAGCTCATTTAAACCCAGCTGTGACCATTGGTGTAGCTTTAAAAGGTGGTTTGCCTTGGGCTTCCGTTTTCCCTTATATCCTAGCTCAGTTTGCAGGGGCTATGCTGGGTCAGATTTTGGTTTGGTTGCAATTCAAACCTCACTATGAGGCAGAAGAAAATGCAGGAAATATTTTGGCTACTTTCAGCACAGGACCAGCTATCAAGGATACAGTTTCTAACTTGATCAGCGAAATCCTTGGCACCTTTGTATTGGTATTGACAATCTTTGCTTTGGGACTTTATGACCTTCAAGCAGGAATCGGAACCTTTGCAGTGGGGACTTTGATTGTCGGTATCGGTCTATCACTAGGTGGGACAACAGGTTATGCCTTGAACCCTGCACGTGATCTTGGACCTCGTATCATGCACAGTATCCTTCCAATTTCAAACAAGGGAGACGGAGACTGGTCTTATGCTTGGATTCCAGTTGTGGGACCTGTTATCGGTGCAGCCTTGGCCGTGCTTGTATTCTCACTTTTCTAA